The genomic segment ACAGACTAAACACTTCCTTAGGAAACAAAGTGGAggaatattttatgtttcaatGATTATTCGAGATAGTACCACCgcatataaaaatgagaaaccATGGCAATATTTAAGGAAGTTTATCTACGGATAATTGCATGAGGCGTTAAAATAGGACTCATTCAGGGGGTTGGGACATTGTAGtgttaaaatacattaacaaaaGGCAGTATCCGGTACACAACTCACCCAAACTGTAACAATCACTTTGAATTTCACGTAGcattgtgaaaaaaagaatcGTATAACCTAGTTCCTACCTGATTACCCCAATTTTTTTACCTCTGGAACCTTAGTATCAAGATACACGACAGCCAAGAAAGCAGTAGTAAGATACGTACGTATTCTAATGGCTAAAGAGCATCTTCCAAACTACCTTGGGAATGATGCAAACCAGTTACAAAATGTACTTCTTCAGTCCCATATTCCCGAGGACGGAGTGCATACTAAATGCCCGAGTACTAATGTGCCttgcaacagcatttttttcattcttactaGTGTCAATAGCAGTGTAACCCCAGAGCTTTCAAATAAACGTTTGCATTAGTTTGATCACATCAATGTGCTACCCGGTAATTAAAtccagtttgtatttttaaagtgcacACTGAGCGGTATTCCGCACAGAGCCAAACCGCGTTGTATTTGTATCCACCATCTCTCAGTTCTGGGAAATCCATAAATTCATTTGTCAAAGGTAAAAATACTTACGGAAAATTCCTTCTAAATCTTTTGAAACGGTTTGTTCAAACTCTTGACATAGCGTTTTGCTCTAAACAAATTTCTAGACAACCCTGTGattttccatctctgaaaaTATACTGTTTCCCCTCCATGAAACTAGAACAGAGGGtctgagagaaaggaaattattaagCATtctagtgggttttttccaacaaaaactAAGATAGAGGTCAATGAATAAGTATGTGCAGGCTGGAACTTAAATCCTCTGGGGTGACTGTAGGCTAATTAATAATTAATGCCAGAGACATGGTGTTTGAAATGCAGATGTGATAACTGGAGGCCTGGCAAAGCTGTTCAGAGGAAGCAGATTTGGATGCTATAGGGAATAGGCACTCCCTTGCCGGCTGGCTCTGAAAGCAGACCTGGGTGCAAAGCAGGGCCTATGGTTTAGATTATATTCCCCTCAGCTGTTAATTACCTGAACCTACTTtgaagtttttctctttttatcctCTGCATGAAAAGAGATTGGTTCAGCCAAGGGACTTGAAAAAATGATCAAATACATGGAGTAGAGGAGGGGAATAGAACTtcagatataaaaaaagataaggaagaaaaacactcaGGGAAACACACAGGAACGTATTAGGAAGTGCATGAGTGTGGCTCGATGTTTCAAGCGAGTTGTGCTGCTCTAAGTTATTTCAGCCATTAAGTAAACCCCCGCGCGTTTTATGAATACATTTGTTAAAAGGAATCTCTCGCTATATGTATACAGTTTACATTAATTATTTGATGAAAGTACCATAGGTGATTTCCtatgctatttttaattcaataaaGTCATTTAAACCTCCTTATGTTTGGGGCTATTTAATGAGGTGTGCAACATTAACAGAATCACCAATGAGCTGTTACTACAAGTATTAAGATTTTGCAAAAAATCGCTCATTTTCGCGAAGGAGAGAGACGGGCACAGCTTGGGTTCCTCCCCGCCACCGAAAGCAAACGGGGGGCAGGTGCCTTCCAGCATCTCGGCTCCTTTAGCCTCCGGGAGGGACCCCAGGGCGAACGCACCATTTCCACAGCAAGCGAGGAGCGGGGTGGCACGCCGGGCCCCGGAGGCAGGCTTGATGGGGATGAAGGCAGGGGAGGATGCTGCCCGCACCCCGCCGGCGGACGGGAGGCGTTTGGGGACGGCACAAAGACCCCCCCGAGCCTGGGAAACACCCCATTACCAAAAGCTgaggggggtgtgggggggtgtaCCTCTTGCGACACCGCCGTCGGAGCGAAAGGCGTCCCCAGGGTGAGCGGGGAGGGCCGGGCCGGTGCCCCCCGGAGCGCCCGGGGCGCGGTGCGGGctccccgggggcggcgggcggcagccgGCCCCGCTCGCCCGGAGCCGGCCGGGTCCCTGCGGCAGGAGGGGGCCGCCGAAATCGCCTCACCCTTTTTTCGCTTTGCAGTGACAGATCGTTCCCTTTTCAAAGCGTCTCCAGAGTCTCTTTTTTTGACGCTCTTCCCCACTCGTTAGAGCCTGTCCGTTCAAAGGCTTCCCCGGCTAAACTTCCCAGCAACTTCACTAAACCCCTTTGAAccatggggaagggggggatttttttattttcttttttttttttttggctcttccttttttttttttttttcttcccccggAGTACAGTAGGGTGAAGCAATCTGTCATGAACTCAGGGCtggctgtgtttaaaaattgatttgaaaatgtctgTCTTCAAGGCGCAGGCGTCTCGCATTTAAGCCTATCACCCTGGCATCTCGGCacagcttctcctcctgctgagGCGGAGAGCCTCTGCATCCCACCTCATCCGAAACCAAATATCTTTACCCAATTTCTCTTTCCAAGCACCATCTTTCACCGTGACGTAAGGGAAACACGAAGCCCAGCCTAACGCGCATAGGTATACACCTGCATGATGTTCTCGCTCCTTTGTGGGGGTAATTCGCAATGTCGCCGGGTTATCCACTCGTGTGTTGTTCACCTACGGCTAAACAAAGCTTCGAGGTGAAGATGATGACTCCGTCCCGGGGCGGAGACCGCCTCGATCTTCCCCAAAACGGGCGTGGGAAGCGCATCGGCGTTCGCGTCACGGGCGTGGGGTGGCCCAGGGAGAGCCACgcctgggagggagaggggcttTTAATGAAATCATAACATTCAAACAGTTTTCTATTAAATCCTGCTAATTTTCTAGGTGAAGGCTGTGAAGTGAATGTGAGGAAGCATTAAAAGGGAATTGAATTTGCATTCCTTATGCTACAGGCACATGTTTACATGacctttaaaacagaattaaagctGTATCATCAGCAGCTGTAGGCAGTTCACATTACTAAGGCAATCAAATCAGAAGGCTAAACTAActataaaacataaattaaactGATAGAGAATCATCCTAATTCACTGGGTTTACTTGCAATTTACTTATCCGCTACTAGTAATTTCTAAACGGTTTGGAGAAGAAGCAAATAGGAAATACTTGAATGTGGCACTTCAAAAATGTGTCGTCCGAGGGCGAGAGCCGGCTCTCCGGGGTTCTCCCGGGGGCTCTTCATTAGCGAGCGCGGGAGTAACAGCCCGGGCACGGtccccccccggccgccccggcgAGGGCGCGTTCCCAGAGGTCCACGAAGGGCCTACGAGCTGGtacctgcagctcctgcatcGCTAACCCCCCAGCTTCACTGGGCTGGCTCAAGCCTCCCGCAGTCCCCCTGCTCTCCGGAGGACCCTCACGCACGCcgtttattttctaaaatatgaaataactcCATGCCCAATGGAGTTCGCGTTGCACCGCTCCCTTCTGcccttctcccccatccccaagAGGGACACTTTTCAACGTCTGAAGcacgatttaaaaaaaaaaaaaaaaaaaaaaaaaaaaccacaaccaaaaatCGATACCGCCGGTGATTTCATTAAAAGTTTGCAGAGTGCGTtggcccagctctgctccagcgctCCCGGGCGGAGCGGGGACGGGGTCCGGCACCGGGCATCCCCCCGCTGCCCCGGCAGGGCCCGGCcgcagcctcctccctccccggaGCACCCCGACTTCGATTTCTTCCTATTTATTGCTTGCAGGCGGCGCAGCCGAGGGGCTGCCTCTCCCCCTTTGCCGGCGACTCTCCCGTGTGCGCTTCCATTTGTCCCGGGGACTGCGCTGATTTATTGCCCGCCCGCCTTCCGATGAACTTCTCCCCCGCTCCCCTCGCAGTCCCCGGGATTCCCCGCGGCTCCTCCGCCCCGGGGAAGGCAAAGAGGGGAAGGTCCGGGGAAGGGGTGGTGCAGCCTCCAGCGGCTTTAACCGGGCTTCTCCTgggcttgggggggggaagaaaaggtgcCAGGAGATGCCAGGGGATCTCGCACGCTGGAGGAGAAGCGGCTGGAGAGGGCTCATCCCCAAGCAGCTTCTTTCTGCGGGGGCTGGGGTTActgctgcgggggggggggggggacggggacagtGAAGCCGAGGCAGCTCGAAGTGCAGAGAGGGGAGTAGCGGGGGGTCCCCCGCTCCGGCATCACCTGCCCGCCCGAGGtgcgccggggccgggcagcgctGCAGCCGGGGCCCCCGGAGGCTCGTCCcggctcggggagggggggcggcgggaggcatCCCCAGCCTGCGGAGCAGGGGGCTTCCCTCGGCCCGGCTTCCCCGAGGAGGGGCCGAGCTCTCGCGTGGGCAAAGCCTTTGTCTGCTGCGCGGGCCCCGCCGAGACGCCCTGCGCGCAGCCAGGCTCAAGTTCCGCCACTCGCGGCCCCACGCGAGAGCCCAGCGGCGAGCAAAGGGGGCTGTCGCCAAGCATCCACCTGCACGGGCACGGTCCCGTGTGACGAAGCGAAACCTAAACTGCCTGACGTCCCTTCACACTTTCTTGCATCGCCCAAGCGCGATTCACGAAGGAAACGTCTTTTAGCAACACCAGCCTGGCCTGAAAGTTCACATTTTGTAGCAGCTTTGATTGGCGCGACCTGAATGAAACGGGGAGTAAACTTTCCACCAAGCCGTAAACATTTCGTctgtgagaaaacaaagaattagCAGTACCGTCTACgtatttataaatgtaaatgtaggAATGACGAGGCGCTTCAAAATGCAGGCGACGTTTAGATCCCTCTGCAGCATCAGGAGCATCGCTGGATGCTCTGCACGCTGAACGCTAAAGCTGGAGGAACgtatagtttaaaaacaaaaacaaaaaaaccaaaacacaacacaaaaaaaccccccacattGAAATTGTTCAGTAAACTAACAAACAACAATGCAGGTATTTGTCATCCAAGGAACAGAGCGATTTGTCTTCAATGTCTCATTAGTCAACAGAGGTTAAACAGCGTGCCGCTTAGTGCGTTTCCAAATCCAACCCACTTCCCTTTAAACGTGTCTGAGCAGAAACCTGTCCGTTCAGCAACTGTATTCGAATTATTTCTAAGATACGGGCAGGACGGCCTCTGAGTTGGAGAGGGAGCCGGGGGCCGTGCCCCCCGCGGCCCGGGGCTGCGGCCCCACGGCCAGCCGCCTcgcccctgcctgctgccagagcctgcgccggggcggggagggggggaacaCGCTGCGCGAAAAAAACACGGGATTTCGGTCCGGGATGAAACAAGCGCGTTCTTGTCATCGCGCCTGTTTGAATGGCACGGTGAGGAAAGTGCCTGCGTAAAAGGGAAGCGATCGGCATTGTTGTGCAGATCTATTAACTCCCAACGTGACCTTAGAAGCCGGCATGCACTTCAAGCACCGCCCGAGAAAGGGACCCTGCGCCGCAGCCCCCCTCTCCCCGGCTCCCTCTCGCCATCCATATTTCTCGATTAAGCACAACAAAACCCGACGTTTCAATACGTGGATTTAATAAACGGCAAGACCCGTCCCACGGTAAAAAATGTGCACTTTGGAGAGACTTCCcggaatatttttttttttctttttttttttttttttgctctcgACCGCAAATCAACCAAATGTTCCAGACAATACCTGCTACCAACCAACCCGGCTAAAAAAGAACAGTGACCTGAACATGACGTGGTAGTGCACAAATGAAcgacattttttttttcccccagcaagtacatttttcaaacattaacaacgtgggaaaaaataataataataataataatagtaataataataataacaacaggCGATTCGAGCAGAGGAGCGAGGAGTCGCCCAAAACGCTTTGGAAACCGCAGCAGTTAGAATACAAATGCTATTATTTACCTTGTGATTTTCTCTGCCCGGGACTGGCTTTATTGTCCCTCCCTAGCCTTTCTCCGGGCGCAGGACCAGCCCAGCCGCAGCAACGCTCCCTCCGTGCCGGGCTTATTACTAACGGGCTGGTGCTCGGAGAGATTTGGGGGGGCCGCATTCATTCTTACATTAGGactattttaatttgcaatctGTCAGTCCATCTCCTGGCTGTGGTTCTGAGATGGCAGTGTGGCTGtggctctccctcctctctccctgcacagCATTTACTCACGTTCAAGAGCAGCCAACAgagaccacaaaaaaaaaaaaaaaaaaaaaaaaaaaaaaagaactaattGAGCTTGTGTCGGTATTGGCTAATTTCTGCTAATACTCTGTaaattcctcttttcctcctaaCCTTCCCCCATGCAGGTTAGGTTTTCACAAAGCATCTCCGGAGATCCAGGAGCCGGTTTCTCAGCCCTGCTTGCTGAGCTGATGGGTGGCTGGGTTTCAATGTTAGTACCAGCGCTTCGATGTACACAATGAAAACCTTAACTCCTGGCTTCAGAAACGGTTAAATTGCCCTTTCCCAACCCCCACCCCCGTTATGATTgactctgtttttaaatttgcacTTGTTCCCACCAAGCGCAATCTAACTCGTCCTGTCTCTAAAGTGAACTTGTGTTGAAGGTGAAGTTTTCAATATAGAGGTCATGACACCGAGCCACAGCTTACCGCTCCGAGCTTCATGCTGTATTAAACACAATCAAAACGAACCCCTTTTagaccttcccccccccttcccgcaGATGAAcaatgagggggaaaaaaaaaaatctctaaaatataataaaatcagCTCTGCCACGATAATAAACCCGTTCCTCCCGCTCCCGGGCTCGCTCTCTCCGCGGTCCCTACCTATAGAGAGGCGCCTATAGAGCCGGTTAAGaaagacaaacacacacacacacacacacacgcacgcacacacgcacacacgcaccCCGCGTTTTAGTTATAGCTCTTAAAGGGGAATCTGCGGGTTTGGTGCCGGGGAGAGCCATCCCTGCCCCGCCGGAGGtgcgcccgccgccggggcgcagcgctgccgccgccccgccggctccACTCGTGGGTGCCGCTGCCGCTCCCGCCGCCTGCCCGCTGCCCACGAAGGGGAAGGGACGTCTGAGCCACGCACCCGGGTGACCCCCAGAAACTCTCGGTCCCGCCCGTGCCTCCGCCGGGCGAGGGGGACTCGACACAATTACAGCTCCTCCGCTTCAAAGCGGGGGTTTTCTCTATAGCGACTTCTAGCTGCCCCAAGACGGTAGGCTGCCTTCAGCTATTGTGCGATCTTTTTCATGCCAAAGATttagcaggaaaggaaaaaaaaaaatagatattaaagCGAGTTATTTGTTGGGGAAACGCGGGTCCCTCCAGTGCGGAGGCACCCAGAGCCAGAGGGCTGGAGCGCACGGTCCAAAcccagaaactttttttttttttaaactttaatggGTTTCAGtctatgaaaaataagttaCAAATTCTTGCAACAGTAGCTTTGCATGtacttatttttctcccatgtCCAGACGGGGTCGTCTATTGAATAAGGCTCTTTTATTCTGCATGGGGCAGGGGATTTGTGGCCATGGTCCCCCTTTTATTCCTCTCTCTATGGAAACCCAGATCATGGGGAGAAATATGCGAGGctgaataaagaaaagcagcagaaaggaccGCTTGAGAGCGGCATCTGTTACACTTGGGAAGTTAGACTGACAGGAAAGAGCTAAAGAAACCCTCTCCAGCAGATTAGTTAGAACAGCAAGAAGATTTAACTATATGCAgataaaaacactttaaaatacacCATACTCTCCTATAGGCGAGATGAGAGTCTCCTCCGTCAGGAGCGGAGTGCCGCGGAGCCGGGCTCTGCCTTAGATACATTTgcaacaaatattaaaatgggACGTTCGGGGTTTTATTTCCCTGCTAGAGACTCTGCCTTAATTAAACGGCGGATCTGAACATCTATTTTCACGGGCAATGGGATTTGAAAAATTGTTTCGGAAGTTAAagtgcaaattaattttaaataatttagttACGTTTTGATACAGTgcggcttccccccccccccccccccccttccgCGGGCGCCGGTGATATTTATTTCGCGAAGCTTGTGAAGGCggagagatgggggggggggggggaaggaaaaggaaagaaaggggaaaaaaaaaaaaaaaaagaaagagggctGCTAATATAactctctctctgccctccccGCCTTCCCCCGCGCCTCCGGCGGGCCCGGCCGCGGTGCTGAATGCCGCCGCTCCGCTCGCAGACCGCGCCGGCAGAAACGGAGCTCTCACGGAGACATTTTTCATCTCCTGACCTCCCcgctgacccccccccccccccgctccccaccGCCGCTGGCACACACACCGCCTCCGCACTACctgcaaacttctttttttatttattttccaagttgcacccccccacacacacccaccccctcccccccactcccccccccggGGGTTGCGGCAGGCGCGGAGCGGGCGCGGGTGCGCAGCGCAACGGCCGCCCGCCGGGGACGCGCCCGGGGATCCGCAGACCTCCCCGATATATCGCGATCTGCCTCCAGCCACGCACCCCGCTCTGCTCTTTAACGGCCAGCCCTGCCTTTGCCCCCTCTCGCACGCTGCGCCCTGCCCGAGCCCCGGCGAGAAATTATtgtgattattattattataatgaGGAAAGCGATGCTACCCGGCTATAAAGGAATCAGAGGAGCGCTCACCTTATTTATatctattttctcattttcttgaattttcttcagaTCTGTCTTCTCAGAGAAACTAATGCCTTAATGACTTTCTGGTAGCTGCAAgccttcttttatttctgctaaatatatgaaaatgtatGCAAATTTAAATCAAGCTTAACCTAGGAGCTCTTGCAATATATTTAATGGAATTTCAAACCAATAAGGGAACTCTGATGCAGTCTTCTGTAAGTGCAAATATAATTACGCAGCTAGGTTACCTCCAAAATTATGCAGGGAAAGGTCATTTTTTAACTCGGGAGCGGTTCGGAGGTACCAGGGGTTTGGCCCTCCCCGCCGGAGGGCCGCGACCGCCGCCGAggggccccgctgccgccccggcgGGGCACCGCGGgtgcggggcggcggcggggctctGCCCGCCGGGCCCGAGCGAGCCGGGGGGCACagagctccccccccccgcccccccggtGGGGCCTGGGGGCCGCACGCgccttttccccctttatttttccttttctcccgttttttttgtttttttttttttttccctgcagaccGCACGCCGGGCGCGCACCGGCGGCGCACCGCGCCCGTGTATTTCGTATTGCAAACTTTGAGGAGGCACCACCGGGATTTACTGGCGGGGAGGCCGGAGAGCGgcttttggggcttttttattattattttgggtttggttttgggggtttttttgtttttttttttagtttttgctcCTCAGCGAGCACCGCGGGAGCGCACGGCCCGGGACAGGCGGGAGACGCGCGGCTCGGGGCAGCAGAGCAGCGGCAGCCGCCGGCGCAGAGCAGCGGAGAGGGCACCGCGCACCGAGCGGCGGAACCCGCCCGCACCGGCGGGCCGGGGGCAGCGAGGGCCGCGGGGGtgcggcggccgccgccgggccgggctgcgCCGGGGTGGTCCCGCAGGGTCTGCCGCCGGGGCGCCGCCGTTTAACCTCTGCCGCGCGCTCCCCCGGCGCTAATCGCTCCCCATTTAAGCCGTGCCCCGcgtcctcccctccctccccgcccggcgCGGAGCGCGGCGCGGAAGGAGTTAAGCGGCGGGGGGCCGCCTCGCGCCCGGCCCCCGGTGCCGGCGGAGTGATTCACTTCCTGCCTCGGGCCCGCGCGGCGCCCCGCGccctcgccccgccccccgccgccgcggccggccTCCCGTCCCTCCCATTGGCccgcgcggcgcggccccgccggcggcgcgcCCCCATTGGGCGGCGCGGCTGCCAGTCGGCGGTCGGCCGCTGCCCGGGCCGCCGTGCCGGTGGATGTCAAAGGCTGAAGCGGCGGCGCCGCCACAGTATAACTCGTGGGGGCTGCGCGGCGGCCATGGCCACAGCCGCCTCCAACCCCTACAGCCTCCTCGGCTCCGGCTCGCTCGCCCATGCGGACGGCGCGGGCATGCAGCAGGGGAGCCCCTTCCGCAACCcgcagaagctgctgcagagcgAGTACCTGCAGGGCGTCCCCGGCAATGGGCACCCGCTGGGGCACCACTGGGTGACCAGCCTGAGCGACGGCGGGCCCTGGCCCTCGGCGCTGGCCGGTGGCCCGCTGGAGCAGCCCGACGTCAAGCCGGGCCGCGAGGACCTGCAGCTGGGCGCCATCATCCACCACCGCTCGCCCCACGTCTCCCACCACTCGCCCCACGCCAACCACCCCAGCGCCTGGGGCGCCAGCCCGGCCCACAGCGCCTCGCtggccccccccgccgccgccgccgggcagcCCCTCAACGTCTACTCGCAGGCCGGTTTCGCGGTGGGCGGCATGCTGGAGCACGGCGGGCTgaccccgccgcccgccgccgccgccgccgcagccgccgccgccgccgcgcagggCTTGCacccggggctgcggggcgagGGCGGCGGGGAGCACGGCGAGCTGGGGGGGCACCACTGCCAGGACCACTCGGATGAGGAGACGCCGACCTCGGACGAGCTGGAGCAGTTCGCCAAGCAGTTCAAGCAGCGGCGCATCAAGCTGGGCTTCACCCAGGCCGACGTGGGCTTGGCCCTGGGGACCCTCTACGGCAACGTCTTCTCGCAGACCACCATCTGCCGCTTCGAGgccctgcagctcagcttcAAGAACATGTGCAAGCTGAAGCCGCTGCTGAACAAGTGGCTGGAGGAGGCCGACTCCTCCACCGGCAGCCCCACCAGCATCGACAAGATCGCGGcgcaggggaggaagaggaagaagcgGACCTCCATCGAGGTGAGTGTCAAGGGCGTGCTGGAAACGCACTTTCTCAAGTGTCCCAAGCCGGCCGCCCAGGAGATCTCCTCGCTGGCAGAcagcctgcagctggagaaggaggtggTGCGGGTCTGGTTCTGCAACCGGCGGCAGAAGGAGAAGCGCATGACCCCGCCGGGGGAGCAGCCGCAGCACGAGGTGTACTCCCACGGCGTGAAAACGGACACGGCCTGCCACGACCTCTGACCGGGGGTTGTTGGGGCAGGCAGGACTGCGGGCAGCGCGGATTTTCCGCCGGGGCTTTAACTTATGGTTTCCGAGAGGCGGGAGACGTGGAGCGGGGGCTCCCCGCTCGCCGCCTGggcaatattttttctctctccgaCCTTTCCGCTGATCAGTACGCGGTGTTTACTCGCAGACAAGGTTTGTTTTCGGTCTCCGCTAGGacgaaggggaaaaaaaaaaaacaacaacaaaaaaaagaaaaaaaaagaaaacccacgggaaaaagaaaaaaaaaaagaaaaaaccgacagaaaaggaaagacagatgtGTGCCTATGAATAACCTTCCAGCGCCTTGGTTATATCAGCTGTATTTCAGGTGAATCTGTTTTACAATAGActagttttgcatttttaaagacttataTAGCGTTTTTAAATGTCTGAGGTGTTTTACTACAAACTGTACACAATATTTGTGACCTAATTTGTATCGAATTGATCAGTCAAAAcgtttctcccttccccacgCACCGGCAATGTCACCCAGCGGGGACGGGGCAGAGCGGCCGCggcccttccttccccccccccccggaccCCCCCGAGGAGATGGGGTTCCCCTCCGCGCCCGCGGAGCCCCGCGCACCCGACTGCCGCACGCACGGCTGTGAAGAACAGGCTTATTTGttgcagcttttctcttccttttcaagAACTTCCCAACACCGTAAAACGGTCGGGTTACAAATCCTgaccttcccctcctcttctcccaaggaaaaaaaaaaaaaaaattatttctaagagATTTATCCGAAATTAAGCATCACAAACAAAACCGTGGCATTTGCCAGTCTTTTTCTTTCCGAAGATGAGTTGGGCTTTTTGATCAGCGCCAGACTGAGAGGTCTGTAGTAAAACACCTTTATACTTCTGCGCTTTGGCTTCGGAAATcagtttctctgtattttgtttcGATAGTGAAGAGGAATGAGGTGTCTCATGaatttcgggggggggggggggagagagggggacAGAAAACGCCTGCATTTGGTTCACGCTGAGCTTATTTCCGCGTCACAGGGAGATGCTGGATTTGTcgaaaagcttttattaaaaaacaaaaaaaaaaaccgaacagggagaaaaacaaaacaaacaaagaaaaagtcactAAAATGCTAAAACCATAACCTTTTTTTCGGCGCAGGGAAGTGCTGAGCTGTAACCACCCCCTCTCCTCCGCCCGTCCGTGGATGTGTTGTACACAAGGACGGGGTGTGCAACGCCCACGCacccacgcagccgctcacgAAGGGGAATTGctgcgtgcgtgtgtgtgtgtgtgtgtgtgtgtgcgtgtccGGCCAAGTTCACTCGCTGCTCCCGCACCCTCCCCGCGGCCGGGCTGGCTCGGGGCCGCCGGGCAggaccgggccgggccgggccgggctcccccccCGCACCCAGGGCCCCCCCcctgggccgggccgggtccGGTACGGCCCCGCTCCGCGGCTCCCCGCacagcccctctccctccccggcGTGCgttcagattttttcctttcgacatttatatttttcaagtatttttcagtaagcgctaaaaaaaaaaaaaaaaaaaaaaaaaagaaaaaaaaagaaaaaaataaactcgACACTGAGGACCTGCCTATTTCTGCCAACTTTATA from the Gymnogyps californianus isolate 813 chromosome 9, ASM1813914v2, whole genome shotgun sequence genome contains:
- the POU3F4 gene encoding POU domain, class 3, transcription factor 4 yields the protein MATAASNPYSLLGSGSLAHADGAGMQQGSPFRNPQKLLQSEYLQGVPGNGHPLGHHWVTSLSDGGPWPSALAGGPLEQPDVKPGREDLQLGAIIHHRSPHVSHHSPHANHPSAWGASPAHSASLAPPAAAAGQPLNVYSQAGFAVGGMLEHGGLTPPPAAAAAAAAAAAAQGLHPGLRGEGGGEHGELGGHHCQDHSDEETPTSDELEQFAKQFKQRRIKLGFTQADVGLALGTLYGNVFSQTTICRFEALQLSFKNMCKLKPLLNKWLEEADSSTGSPTSIDKIAAQGRKRKKRTSIEVSVKGVLETHFLKCPKPAAQEISSLADSLQLEKEVVRVWFCNRRQKEKRMTPPGEQPQHEVYSHGVKTDTACHDL